A single genomic interval of Microbacterium sp. LWO14-1.2 harbors:
- a CDS encoding penicillin-binding transpeptidase domain-containing protein, which yields MTKELRRLSIVMLFMFLSLFAATSWIQVVEADALGQNSNNRRTLLDSYEIQRGSIIVDGVAIATSVPSDDKYQFQRVYTDGAMWEPVTGYFNPALQSATGIERALNADLSGTGSSAFFSEIERILSGQPQAGFSAQLTLDAAAQQAAYDALQGLEGAVIAIEPSTGRILAMVSTPGFDTNALATHDADAANATYDQLDADPTKPLSNRAIAGDLNPPGSTFKLVVAAAAYASGEYTPDSALPNPARYQLPGSTNTVANAWGGTCGDGETVTISEAIRLSCNIPMAELAVQLGDDRIREMAEKFGFNQSFSTPLESTASSYPRALDDAQTALTGFGQGKVIATPLQMAMVAAGIANDGVVMNPRLIDSVIGNDLSVVRSYDDTEFGRALEADVADQVTASMVASVSNGAAQGARIDGVDVAGKTGTTENGNDRPYTLWFTGFAPADDPTVAVTVLVEDGGGQGQSGSGDTIAAPIAKKVIEAVLGR from the coding sequence ATGACCAAGGAGCTCCGTCGCCTCAGCATCGTGATGCTGTTCATGTTCCTGTCGCTCTTCGCCGCCACCAGCTGGATCCAGGTCGTCGAGGCCGACGCCCTGGGGCAGAACAGCAACAACCGCCGCACCCTGCTCGACAGCTACGAGATCCAGCGCGGGTCGATCATCGTCGACGGCGTCGCGATCGCGACCTCCGTGCCGTCCGACGACAAGTACCAGTTCCAGCGGGTCTACACCGACGGCGCGATGTGGGAGCCGGTGACCGGCTACTTCAACCCGGCGCTGCAGTCGGCGACCGGCATCGAGCGCGCGCTGAACGCCGACCTCTCCGGCACCGGATCGAGCGCGTTCTTCTCCGAGATCGAGCGCATCCTCTCCGGACAGCCGCAGGCCGGCTTCAGCGCCCAGCTCACGCTCGACGCGGCCGCGCAGCAGGCCGCCTACGATGCACTGCAGGGGCTCGAGGGCGCCGTGATCGCGATCGAGCCGAGCACCGGTCGCATCCTTGCCATGGTCTCGACGCCGGGCTTCGACACGAACGCCCTCGCGACGCACGACGCGGATGCCGCCAACGCGACGTACGACCAGCTCGACGCCGACCCGACGAAGCCGCTCTCGAACCGCGCGATCGCCGGCGACCTGAACCCGCCAGGGTCGACGTTCAAGCTCGTCGTCGCAGCCGCCGCCTACGCCTCCGGCGAGTACACGCCGGACTCCGCACTGCCGAACCCCGCCCGCTATCAGCTCCCCGGCTCGACGAACACCGTCGCGAACGCCTGGGGCGGCACCTGCGGCGACGGCGAGACCGTCACGATCTCCGAGGCCATCCGTCTCAGCTGCAACATCCCGATGGCGGAGCTCGCCGTGCAGCTCGGCGACGACCGGATCCGCGAGATGGCGGAGAAGTTCGGCTTCAACCAGAGCTTCTCGACCCCGCTCGAGTCGACGGCGTCCAGCTATCCGCGGGCCCTCGACGACGCGCAGACCGCGCTCACCGGGTTCGGGCAGGGCAAGGTCATCGCGACCCCCCTGCAGATGGCCATGGTCGCCGCCGGGATCGCGAACGACGGCGTCGTCATGAACCCGCGCCTGATCGACTCGGTGATCGGCAACGACCTCTCGGTCGTGCGGTCCTACGACGACACCGAGTTCGGCCGTGCGCTGGAGGCGGACGTGGCCGATCAGGTGACGGCATCCATGGTCGCCAGCGTCTCAAACGGCGCAGCGCAGGGTGCAAGAATAGACGGGGTCGACGTGGCCGGTAAGACCGGCACGACCGAGAACGGGAACGACAGGCCGTACACGCTGTGGTTCACCGGTTTCGCGCCGGCGGACGACCCGACGGTCGCAGTAACGGTCCTCGTCGAAGACGGCGGCGGACAGGGGCAGTCAGGATCCGGCGACACCATCGCCGCCCCGATTGCAAAGAAGGTCATAGAGGCGGTGCTGGGCAGATGA
- a CDS encoding protein kinase produces MRPTQGVSFGGRYELQSRIAIGGMGEVWEATDHVIGRTVAIKILKDEYMGDPGFLERFRAEARHAALVNHEGIASVFDYGEENGSAYLVMELVPGEALSTILERDGSLSADKTLDIVAQTASALQAAHAAGLVHRDIKPGNLLITPDGRVKITDFGIARIADQVPLTATGQVMGTVQYLSPEQASGHPASPATDIYSLGIVAYESLAGKRPFTGESQVAIAMAQINEQPPPLPPTVPIPVQNLVMAMIAKKPADRPSSAATVARAAQALRRGDLNSAAIAVPAIATGGVAGDDATRLLTASGDDGATRVLPTTAQVPTEAAAEEEAEKKKRSRWTWPLVALIALLVIVLGGTILALMNQGDGDADPTPSPSISSAPPETPTPTPTPTETPINVDSLGLVGLSCQDALNRATEAGLLPQCRVGNTPAPSDDLVDVVETVDPRGTLEKGDAITLVTYAPRVEIGAPGSAPSLSGTPQAGKQIALNWTAFSCPSGAGTVSSYEVTITNATFSDGKTTRAFGPGELSTQITPANDPALQVTATYRAFCGDRPSGNSPQLTAQITPADGAGGEDTGD; encoded by the coding sequence ATGAGACCGACGCAGGGTGTGTCGTTCGGTGGTCGCTACGAGCTGCAGTCGCGAATCGCGATCGGCGGCATGGGCGAGGTGTGGGAGGCGACGGATCACGTCATCGGACGCACTGTCGCGATCAAGATCCTCAAGGACGAGTACATGGGGGACCCCGGGTTCCTCGAGCGGTTCCGCGCCGAGGCGCGCCACGCCGCGCTCGTCAACCACGAGGGCATCGCCAGCGTGTTCGACTACGGCGAGGAGAACGGCAGCGCCTACCTCGTCATGGAGCTCGTGCCCGGCGAGGCCCTGTCGACGATCCTCGAGCGCGACGGCTCGCTGAGCGCCGACAAGACGCTCGACATCGTCGCGCAGACGGCATCCGCTCTCCAGGCCGCACACGCGGCCGGTCTCGTGCACCGCGACATCAAGCCGGGCAACCTGCTGATCACGCCCGACGGACGCGTCAAGATCACCGACTTCGGCATCGCGCGCATCGCCGACCAGGTGCCGCTCACCGCGACCGGCCAGGTCATGGGCACCGTGCAGTACCTGTCGCCGGAGCAGGCGTCGGGTCACCCGGCCTCCCCCGCGACCGACATCTACTCGCTCGGCATCGTCGCCTACGAGTCCCTCGCGGGCAAGCGTCCGTTCACGGGCGAATCGCAGGTCGCGATCGCGATGGCGCAGATCAACGAGCAGCCCCCGCCGCTGCCGCCCACCGTGCCGATCCCGGTGCAGAACCTCGTCATGGCGATGATCGCGAAGAAGCCGGCCGACCGTCCGTCGTCCGCCGCGACCGTCGCCCGCGCCGCCCAGGCCCTGCGCCGCGGCGACCTGAACTCCGCGGCGATCGCCGTGCCCGCGATCGCCACCGGCGGAGTCGCGGGAGACGACGCGACCCGGCTGCTCACGGCATCCGGCGACGACGGCGCCACGCGCGTCCTCCCCACCACCGCTCAGGTCCCGACCGAGGCAGCGGCCGAGGAGGAGGCGGAGAAGAAGAAGCGCAGCCGGTGGACGTGGCCCCTGGTCGCGCTCATCGCGCTGCTCGTCATCGTTCTCGGCGGCACCATCTTGGCGCTCATGAACCAGGGCGACGGGGATGCCGATCCCACGCCGTCCCCGTCGATCTCGTCCGCACCTCCGGAGACGCCGACGCCCACGCCGACGCCCACCGAGACGCCGATCAACGTCGACTCCCTCGGGCTCGTCGGCCTGTCGTGCCAGGACGCGCTGAACAGGGCCACGGAGGCGGGACTCCTCCCCCAGTGCCGCGTCGGCAACACCCCGGCCCCGTCCGACGACCTGGTCGACGTCGTCGAGACCGTCGACCCGCGCGGAACCCTCGAGAAGGGCGACGCGATCACCCTCGTCACCTACGCCCCGCGCGTGGAGATCGGCGCACCGGGTTCGGCACCCAGCCTCTCGGGCACCCCGCAGGCGGGCAAGCAGATCGCCCTCAACTGGACCGCGTTCTCGTGCCCCTCGGGCGCCGGCACGGTCAGCTCGTACGAGGTCACGATCACGAACGCCACGTTCAGCGACGGCAAGACCACCCGCGCCTTCGGCCCGGGCGAGCTGAGCACCCAGATCACTCCGGCCAACGACCCCGCTCTGCAGGTCACAGCCACGTACCGCGCGTTCTGCGGCGACCGTCCCTCGGGCAACTCGCCGCAGCTCACCGCTCAGATCACTCCGGCCGACGGCGCCGGCGGCGAGGACACAGGGGATTAG